Genomic window (Prosthecochloris aestuarii DSM 271):
GTTCTGGTCGCCACCGTATACTCGTCCGCAGACGTTGCGGTAGTGCGCTTCATTGGCTGGAATATTGGTGTCGAGCAGATAAAGCTTCGCTCTGCCCACATGCAGGCACCAAGCCTGTGCAAATACTTCGCTCTGGGCGATGTTAATGGATATGACAAGGTCTTTGCCTTCTGCGTCGGTGACTTTTTCGATCGGCAGGCTTTCAGGATACTGGGTGGGGTAGTTTTCAATCTGCCAGCCATCCTGGTTCAGGTGCTGACGGAAGTAACCCTCTTTGTAGAAAAGTGTTATGCCGATAAAATTCAATCCCAGATCACTTGCCGATTTGATGTGGTCTCCGGAAAGCACGCCAAGACCGCCGGAATAGATTCTGACGCTTTCATGGATACCGAACTCTGCGCTGAAATAGGCAACAGGTTTTTTTGTCAGAGACGGCGCGTTGTGAGCAGCCCAGGTATCGTTTGATGCCAGATAGGCATCGAAGCGATCGATAACATGGCTCAGTTTTTCGCCGAACTCGCAATCCAGTCTTGCCATAAGCTCGTCATTGGAAATATGGCGAAGCAGTTCGACCGGATTGTGATTGACCCTTTCCCAGAGAAGAGGGGAGAGCTCCTTGAAGAGTTCTTTGGCTTCTGTATCCCATGACCACCAGAGGTTCCGGGAGAGGCGCTGCAGCTCTGCAATATATTGACGCATAGATGTGTAAAGAGAAATAGGATGGATGAAAGCGGACGTGTTCTGATTTGTTACTTTATGCAACAATTTGTCAGAGTATTTCCTGAATCGTTATCTTGAACGGGATTAATTTACATTTTACTTTCTTTTGTTAAAACCTCAAGTTGGCAGCGTTGATTGAAAAAACTGTTAAAGTAGCCCATTTTTCCGATCTGCATCTGTCTGGCAGGCGGGACCGCTCACAAATTGCCCGGCTTGAGCGGTTGCTTGAGGCTATCAAGGCGGCTCGCTATGATCACATTGTGATCACCGGCGATATAGTCGATTCAGCGGCTCCTTCGGACTGGAAGGTGCTCCGTGATATTCTGGTACGCCAGGGCCTCTATTCATGGGACAAGGTGACCGTCATACCGGGTAATCACGATCTGATCAATCTTGAAGAGGAGTTGCGTGTCTATAATGCCATCAATCCTGATTTCGCAGGAAGAAAACGGCGTTTACGCCGCCGGCTTCTGGAGTTCTGCGAGGTGTTCAGCGAACTCATTACAGGCAATGAACCCGTAACGGGATTCCCGTTTATCAAGATTCTCCAGTACGAAGATCTTACTCTGTCTCTTGTCATGGTGAACACCGTCTATCCCTGGATGCATCTGGAAAATCCGCTTGGCGCGAGAGGCTATGTCAATCCCGGTGAGCTTACTGCTCTCGAGGGGAGTGATGTTGCTTCAGTTCTTGAAGGAAGCTTTGTTATCGGAGTCTGTCATCATGCCTTCAGGATCTACGGAACCGGTTTTCCGATCGACCAGGCCTTTGACTGGACGATGGAACTGATCAACCGTAAAGAGCTGATCAACGTTATGCGGCGTTTAGATGCCAGGGTCATACTGCATGGTCATTTTCATCGTTTCCAGACCTATTCGTATGGCTCTTTGAGGATTGTCAACGGAGGGAGTTTTCATTACAATCCCTGCCGTTACAGCGAGATGGTTATTGGAGCGGATCGTTCTTTTTCTCAGAGGTTTGTCGATATCTCTCCTGAAAAGTGAAGCAATGATGATGCGCTGCACCCGGTAGGGGCGCTGATGCCATCACTATCTGCTATGACATCAACACGCTACGCAGGTGTTCTTCTGGTTCAGTTCATGCCGCGGCGAGCAAGCTGCCGGTCGAGCATGAGCAGTGCCTGACCTTTTTCCCCGGCCATTTTCAGGGTTTCGAGGATTTCCGAAGCGGTTGCTTCTTCTTCCACCTGTTCGGAAATAAACGACTGAAGCATGACCTGGGTTGCATAGTCGTTTTCTTTCAAGGCTTTTTCATAGAGCTTGTTGATCGATTCAGTAATGGACTGCTCGTGTTTGAGTACTTCCTCAAAGAGCGCTGTCGGTGATTTGAATTCCGATGTTGGCTGATCGATAGCCAGAAGCTCCACACGTCCACCACGTTCATTGATGTATTTGTAGAGTTGCATGGCGTGCCCCATTTCTTCCTTCTGCTGCAGTTTCAGCCAGTGGGCAAAGCCGGGAAGGTTCATTGATTCGGTATAGGCTGCCATAGAGAGATAGAGGTATGAAGAGTAAAACTCTTTCTGTATCTGCTCGTTGAGGGCTTTCTGCAGTGTTTTGCTGAGCATTGAAAATCTCCTTGTTATCTACTGGTTAAAAATGGATATTTTTGACGGTGATTGATGCCATGTTAACATGCGTTAGTATTTATAAGTTTCTCTTATCGAACACAAAAGGCTGCGCTTCCAGAAGCGCAGCCTTTTGTGCTGTCATGGATTCCTGCTCAATCAGCGCCATTCGCGTCTTGCTGGAACGCTGTTGACGGTCGTTTATTGGAAAAGGTTTTTAAGTTGACCGGCCCACTGCTCGATTCGTTGGGGCGTGCGGTCCGGCTGATTGTCGTTATCAAGGGCGAGTCCGATAAAGTTGTCGTTGACTACCGCCCTTGATTCGTCAAATTCATATCCGGCTGTCGGCCATGCTCCTACAATGTCAGCTCCTTTTTTATGCACTGTTTCATATAAGATCCCCATGGCATCCTGAAAGACATCGCTGTAGCTGTACTGGTTGCCGAGACCAAAAAATGCGACGGTTTTTCCTGTAAAATCAAGGTTTTCAATTTCTGATAGAGCATTTTGCCAGTCGTCCTGCAGTTCTCCGAATCCCCATGTTGATGTTCCCAGGATGATATTGTCATAGGAGCTCAATGTTTCAGGTGGAGTTTCTGCAATGTCGTGCAGTGTCACATTGCCAATGCCGAGAGCAGCTGCAATGGCTGTGGCAGCAGTTTCGGTGTTTCCGGTTGTTGAGCCGTAGAAAAGGCCGATCTTTTTCATAGAAGAGTGATTTTTGTTTGATGGATTTTGCTATTGCTGTGAACCTGTTTGCTGGATGAGCTGCATAATATTGAGCGCCTTGTAGGCGGCTTGCTGTACGGCCTCGTTGAATTCCTCGAAGTCTTCCGGCAGAATGGCAAGCGATGCGACTCCTACGACAAGCCTGAATGGGTTGCGGCAGTGCATCCCGGATTCATGAGATCTCATTTTTTCCCATGTATAGCATTCATCCATGATGCCGAAGAGGGTATGCATGGGGATGGTCAGCATGATGTAGCGGTAGTGGAGATGATAGTAGCCGCAGCTGCATTGCCTGATAAAGGTTTGAGGGAGCTGCTCATTTTTATTGTCGTTATGGTTCATTTTTTTTGTGATTTAATTTTATTTAGATCAAATATAATTTCTTGCAGATCAGACTCAAATTTTTTTCGTGATCTGCAAGAACATTGTCTCTTTACAGCTAATAGAGAGAATAACTCAACGGGATGGTGAGTGCGATATCCTTGCGGTCGTAGCCTTGCGGATCGGGAAAGGGTGCGGCTTTTTTTACGGCCTCCAGAGCTGCGTTATCAAGCGAGCTGTATCCTGATGACATCAGCAGCTTCAATTCGGCTATCGAGCCGTTTGCTGCGATGACGAGTTTAAGATGAACAACCCCTTCATGACTGAGCCTCTTTGCCATTCTTGGGTAGTATTTCTGGTGTTCAATACGGGATCGGATCTTTGAAAGAAAGAGGTCATGAGCGTGGCTGGATGCTTGTTCTTTCTGAGATGTTTTTGCGCTTTGCTCAACACTTGCGTGAGCGTCGTGGTCGTCATGTTGCTCTTGACGTGGCTCTTGACGTGGTGTTCTGATGGTTTTCTCTGGAGGTGCTGCTTTTTTTTGGCGCACTTTTTCAGGAACCGCTTTTGATTCTCTGTTCTCTTGTTGATGAGTTGTTTGGTCAGCTTGCCGGGAGCGTGCGGGTTGGCAATCGGTTTGACTTATCCGGGCAAGTGTTACGCTTAGGGGCACGGTAGGGACTGACTGCTTTACCTCTTTATCGGGCATGCTGAATAATGGCAGGACATGGAGGGTGAGTGCGCCTATGAAGCACAGGCTCGTGAGCGTTCTATTGTGCATGTTCCCCCGGTCTGATGGTAGCGATCGACACGTTGTTGATGCCGCATAAGCGTGTTTTGTCCATAATGGAGAGGAATCGGCCGAAGCTGATGTTTTGATCTGCGTAGAGGGTTATGAACGCTGTTTCCGGGTTGTTTGTCATGCCGAGAAGCGTTTGTGCAAACATCTCTTCGGATGTGCTCTTTCCGTTGATAGCCATTGAGCCGCTTGAGTCGATGACGATATCTATGCTTGTTTTTTCCTGTTCTTGGCTTGATCCGGCTTGCGGCAGCTCAACCGGTATGACCGGTTTGGCGTAGATTGAGGTCAGCATGAAAAAGATCAAGAGCAGGAAAATGACATCAATCATGGGGGCCAGGTCGAGCCATCTGCGTTTTTTGATCGGTTGGTCGAATTCGAGCATAATTACTTCACTTTCCGAGGTGTTTGATTGCTTCTGTGGCGTATTGTTTCATGCTGAAGGATAGCGATTGGGTTTTTTCCTCCAGGAGGTGGTGTACAATCATAGCTGGAATGGCTACCGAAAGCCCGGCTGCAGTTGTCAGCAGGGCTTCCCATATGCCGCTGGCAAGGATCGCCGGATTGGCTGATCCTCCTGCATCGGCGACGTTTTGAAATGCGGTGACCATGCCGAGAACTGTTCCCAGGATGCCGACAAGAGGTGCGGTGCGGCTGATGAGTTCGATCAGGTCAAGATGCTGGTTGAGCCTTTTGATTTCTCTGTTGCCGACCAGAATCACTTCTTCTTCAAGCTCTTTCCTGTTTTTTCCGGCATGCGCCAACCCTGCTTCAAGTACTGCTGCAACAGGTCCAGGGGACTGTTGGGCAAGTGCCAGGGCATTTTCAATTCGGCCGTTTTCGATTAATGCATGTATTTGACGAGCTGCAGGCGTGCCGGAAGAGGCCCTGAAAAAATGAATCGTTCGTTCTAAAGCGAATGTTGCGACGAGAATTGAGCCGAGCAGAAGCGGGTACATCATCGGCCCTCCGGTGTTCAAGAGATCCCACATTGAATTTTCTTAAGAAGGAGTTAAAAGAATTTTTTTATTTCTATCTTTTTGTTCTTATTTGGACAAGATAAAAATAAGTGAAACAACTCTACAATATTTTCAGGACAATGAGGAAAAAAAATCTGATCTGGCTTTTCAGTCTTCCGTTCAGTCTGTCGACACTGTGTGCGGCAGAAGTACCAAAGCACTATGTAATGGATGAGACGGTCGTCACTGCGACGTTGACCGAGACCTCGTTGAAGAGCATTCCTGCAGCGGTGGAGGTGATTGACCGGGAGGAGGTGCAAGAGAGCGGTGCCATGACGTTGCATCAGGTGCTGACTGAGGCTCAGAGTGTCAATCTTGAGGCGGTGAGCGGTCGACAGAGTACCGCTCGTCTTCGTGGATTGAACAGCAGTAATACACTGGTCCTGATCGATGGGATGCGGCTTCCGTCAGGTTTTCAGGATAAGGTCGATCTTGCTGAAATACCAGCAGGGTGGATAGAAAAAATAGAAATTGTCAGAGGCCCTTCTTCAGCGCTCTACGGGAGTGATGCCATCGGAGGCGTGATCAACATTATTACCAGAAAACCTACCGGAGAACCCGAGGCCTGGTTGAACACCCGTTACGGATCAAATACGGAAGGGGAGGCTGAAGCAACTTCTTTTGATGCGGGTATCAGCGCGACAAGCGGGGACTTTGGATATGCCGTTTCCGGTTCGTTTAGCGACAAGGGACGGGTTGATGAGGACTTGACTGACGGCTTTACGGACGCTGACGATAAGAAGGTGAAAGCTGGTGCTGCAACGCTGACCTGGCAGTTGGGCAAAGATGCGGAGCTTGTCGCTGGCGTTACCTATGCCGATGTCGAACGGGAGGGACTTCGTTTCAAGAATAAAAAAGAGCAGGAGTGGATGAACGGCTCGGAGCGCTCTACAGGAAGGGTTGAGTTTCGCAGCGCTTTAGGTGAGGATTCGTCAATTCTTCTGCGGGCGTATCGCTCTGTCTACGACTGGGGCGTCACGCTGACACCGATCAGCACGGGTAATCCCGAAGCTCATGCTGTCGATCAGACGACTGATCAATTCGAGGCTCGCTGGGCGGGCAGGGTGTTCGGGAGTCATAAGGTGACGACGGGGATCGAGTACCGGACAGAAGACAGGGAGGAAGATGGTCTTCGTAGTGAAATAGAGAACCTGGGTGTTTTTTTACAGGATGAAGTTTCCATTACCGGGCGATTGAGCGCAATTCTCGGGTTGCGGTTTGATGACCATTCGAGTTTCGGATCGGTATATAGTCCCAGGGTAAGCGCCCGGTATCAGCTGAACGATGAGCTGCGGTTACGAGGGACCTATGCTGAAGGATTTCGTGCGCCGTCAGCCTTTGAGCTTTACACGGGGTCTGATTATACAAAGAGAAGAATTCTGAGGCCTAATCCTGATCTTGATCCTGAAACATCGCGTACATGGGAAGTTGGTGCCGATTTCGAGAATGATCTGTTTCTCCTGTCAGTGACCGCATTCAGGAATGATGTCGATAATATGATTAGCGAGGTGTTTAGCGGACAATTTGAGGGGACAATTCCTATACACGAGTCGTGCAATATTGCTGAAGCAATGACTCAGGGCGTCGAGGTGACCGCCAGAGTGTCTCTGGGGTCGGGTTTTTCGATTCATGATGAGCTGACTGTGCTCGATGGAGAGAATAAAACCAGCGGCAAAGCGCTTGCGTATGTGCCCGATGTTTCCAATGTGCTCAAACTGTCTTACCGTGATTCTGCTCATGGTTTTTCAGGAAATGTCAGGCTTGTGACCCTGGGGGGGCAGTATACCGATGCCGAGTCGTCCGTGAAGGCTGATGCTTATACCCTTGTCAATTTTTCTCTCTCCAAATCGCTCACGTCTCACGCCAAACTTTATGCTGGTGTCGACAATATTTTCGACGAATTGGTCGAGGATGGATATGGAAATGTTTACGGGCCGGGGAGTACAGGGATGTTTATGTATGGCGGGATCGGGCTGAATCTTTAATCACTTTTTCAAGAGAGTAGCAGTATGCACAAACCAGTTGATAATCTGCGGGTTTCGGGTCTTCTATCCGGGCTATGCCTTATGCTTTTGTTCTCCGCATGCTCATCCTCCAGCGATGGGGATGCACAACCTGCAAAGGTGTCCCGGGATATTGCATCCAGAGCGCTTGATGGTAAAGCGCTTTATGAGCGGCATTGCCGGGTGTGTCATTCCATGGCCCCGCCACCCGCCGTAGCACCTCCTGTCAGGGGGGTCGCTTTTCACTATCGAGAGGCCTTCGATACGAGGGAGGCCGCCGAGGCGCATATGGTTGATTTTATAAAGCGTCCCGACTCAAAGAAAGCGATCTGTGATCCCGAGGCTATCGAACGCTTTGGGCTGATGCCTGCAATGATACTTCCTGATGATGAATTGAGGGCTGTTTCTGCCTGGTTCTGGGATCAGTACGATCCAGCCATGCGCGACATGCACCGGCAGAGAAGCATGGGGGGACGTCACGGTGCAGTCGATATAGAAAACGGTGGATAACTGATTACAAAGAAGTGACTTATGAGGCAGGATGCGTGTTATGGCGATATTCTTGATGACGTTATTTCGGGTCTGAAAAAGATCTCATTCGGTGAAATTATCATCACAATACATGATTCGAGAGTTGTGCAGGTGGAGCATCGTGAAAAAAAGCGTTTTTCAAAACAACAAAAGGGTGACTGTGCGCACAGAGCTCAACAAAAAGAAGAGAGTGGCTGACGACCGGAAAGCTGGAGAAGGCCGGAAAGAATGGAGAAAATATGAAGTCACTATTTGTAAGCCGCAAGGGTATATCGCTTGCGATGGCGGCACTGCTGGGGTGGGGAGGTGTTGGAGAGGTTTTGGCTGCCGATGTCGAAACCGCGACGCTCGATAAAATTGTTGTCAGTGCTACCAAGACACCGCATACCCTCGGAGATGTGCCGGTCGCAGCCGAGGTGATTACCCGCGAGGAGCTGCAGGAAAGAAATGTGAAGACCCTGCAGGAGGCTCTTGAGCGGATACCTTCGTTGAAGGTGCATTCAACTGCCGGCTATAACAACAGAGGGCTTGTCAGTTTGCAGGGTCTCGATCCTCGCCATACGCTTGTGTTGATTGACGGCCAGAGGGTTCAGGGCGGTCATGAAAATGCAATGGATATTCAGCAGGTTTCGATTGATATGATCGAGAGGATAGAGGTCGTAAAAGGACCTGCTTCTGCGCTGTATGGTAGTGAGGCTGTGGGTGGTGTGATCAATATTATCACCAGAGGTGCTTCGAAAACACCGGAATTTTCAGGCTCTCTCGGCATGGGTTCCCGGGGGACGATGGTCGGTACGGTCTCTGCCGGGGCTGGTTCTGAGCACATCGGTGGGCATGTAAGCTATACCTACCGTGAATCGGAGGGTCTCGATTTGACGGAGGGTGACGATCCGCCCACCTATGATGATTATTACGAGCATATTTTGCAGGGAGCCCTTTCGTTTGATCTGTCTGATAATACAGAGCTGAGCATCAGGCCCTATTATTCTTACCAGGTGGCAACAGATACGGTTCCGGAGCTGTCGCAGGAGCGTTATGGGGTCAATACACTTTTCAAGTGGGAACCCGATGACCTTTCCAATGTTACGTTGCGCGGGTCTTATTTCAGCTACCATAACTTGACACAAGAAGACCCCACCGATACCGATACTATTCTGTCGAATACGGAGTTCGAGGCAAGTTATTCAAGGCTGCTTCTGAACACGCATCTTGTTACCGCAGGCTACCAGTACTGGCTTGATGATCGTGACAGTGAATCACAGGGCCTGTTTGTCGATCAGGAGACTCATAGTGTGTATATGCAGGATGAAATCGATCTTTCACCGGTTGTCCTGGTTCTGGGCGGAAGGCTTGATATGCATGAGAATTGGGGTGAAGAGTTTAACCCGAGAGCTGCACTTATGTATAAGGCTACTGATAAGCTGACCTTCAGAACATCGGTCGGTACTGCGTTCAAGGCTCCGTCACTGTTGAAAATATACGGGTTTAGGCATGTTCCTATGATTGCAGTGGGTAATCCTGACCTGAAGCCTGAAACGTCTGTGGGGTATCAGGCAGGGGTTGATTATCAATTCTGTGAAGGAGTGCGTATTGGGGTGTCCGGGTTCCGAAATGATATTGAGGACCTGATCAAGACAGAGGTTAATTTTCCCTATATGACGTTTTCAAATGTTGAAGAGGCTATGACACAAGGGGTAGAGCTCAATCTGGAAGGTTGTCTTAATGATGATATTTCAGCTACGCTTGGGTATTCCTATCTTGATACGGAGAATAAGCTTACAGGAAAAGAGCTTACACAACGACCGGACCACAGGCTTACAGCCGGTATTGATGTAAAGCTCCCCTCAGCGGACACTAGCCTTCATTTCGAAACCTTTTACACTGGTGAGCGCTGGAATGATGACGACAATACTGAAAAACTCGATGACTACTGGATTTTCAACGCTTCTGCAACCAAAGAGATTGGTGAGCATGCAGAGGTGTTTGTGAAAGTAGATAATGTGTTTGACAAGAAAGATGTCAAGGATGAGGACTATGTTATCGGCAGGGAATTCTTTGCAGGAGTAAGAATGAACCTGTAAGGCATTGGCTCATCTGTATGGCTGGTCCCGTGGAGCACAATGGCGTTCCGCGGGACTTTTTTTTGATGAGGTCTTATTCTGCGGTGCTCTGTGCGTAGTTCCTTGCCGTTTCGATAACCCATTCTTCGAGTTTCGGGTCGGGCAGGATGGCGTCTGGTTTGTAGCCTACACGTTCGCTGTATCCTTCAACGGCTGACACTCCGTTACCGATAATTTTTATTTGGAACTGTTCACTCTGTGATACCAGCAGAGGGATGACGATCGCCCGTTCTTTGGTGTCGAGAATCCTGTTGACTGCAACGGTGGTCGAGTCGGAGCTGTAATGGGCGATATGGCCGCACCATGCCGTGGTGTACTCAGTGATTCCCGTTTTCCGGCATACGTATGATCCGACCTCGTCAAACAGTTCAGACCATTGGTTGTCGAAGTGGGTCGAACCATACCCGACAAGAACCAGGCCTTCGTTCTCCGGGTTGTTTGAGAGAGCTGTCGTTCTTCGTAAGGCGTTACTTTTCAGGAGACCGGAAAAGTCGAGGGACGGCGCCAGGTGGGTTTTGGCCTTTGGTTTGTAGCGAGCTATTCCTTCCAGTTTCAAATGTTGGATTGATGCCGGATTGTCTTTCATGCCGATGATTGTCGGGATGTCGTCGAACATATGAGTGCCGATGGTCAGAAAGACTGGAATGACGACGATATGGCGATAGCCTTCATGATCGAACGATTCCAGTGCATCGGCGATCGATGGCGTGGCGTGTTCCATGAAGGCTGTCCTGACTCCATCGATGCCTTCGATTGTCAGTATTCTGTCAGCTACGTTATGTTCAAGGTCGAGAAGATTCTTTTGCCACCGCTCCGATCTTGAGCCATGGTTGAGCAGCAGGATCCCGATGTTTTTTGTTGTGCTTTCTTCTGACGGAAGATTTTTTTGTGGGGCGCTACACCCGCTGAGCAAGAGGAGCATGCAGATCAGCAGCTGGTGGGGCGCAGGGAGCGGTGTTCGAGGTTTCTGATGCGTTTTCATAGTGGTCATTGGATTGGTCTTGCCTTTCCGGGCTCTCGAGGAGTGTGGAGAGCCCGGTGGGAGGCTGAGCTTAGTGCATGTTTTGGAGGACGAGTGCTACCAGGGGAGGAACGAGTCCCGCCGTGGCAAGCCATTTGCCTCGTCCGGAGAACCCGTTTTTGCCACGTACCATGATGGCGCCGGTTACGGTAATGATGATGAGCATCACGGCAAAGATGTCCGATGCCCATTTCCACCAGTCGACGCTGTTGCGGTGCAGCACATTGACCTGGTAGAACAACGGCCTTCGGGATATTTTTTCATAGACGCCTGTTCCGTTTTCGATATCGACAAGGAGTGTTGCATCTTTGTAGTATATCTTGACCTGGCGGTCCGACGGAAAATCGTATAGCCTGAACGAATCTTCTCCGGCCCTGGCACTAAACTGTCTGATTATGTCATCGTTCAAGGTTTTTCGTTCGTAAGACTGCTCGAAGTCCACAGTTGTTTTTGTGATGATGAAATCAGGGTTCCAGTCGTCGATATGGTTCAGGGCTATCCCCGACAGAGCGTATGCGATGATCAATGCGGCAAAAAAATAGCCGAGATCACGGTGAAGAATAGCGTTGATTTTTCTCATGGTAGAAGATCTGCTTTTGGTCACGACATTACTTTTGTTGTGTTTTGATGATTTCGGCGTACTCTTTGCTGATGTCGACAATCCATTGTTCTACTCCCGGATCGGGCAGGATTGCGTCAGGCTTGTAAAGCACTCTGTCCTTATGGTTGTCAACTTTTTCAATTCCTCCTCCGATAATGCGAATCTGGAAGTTTTCGTCAAATGCTACGAGCGCAGGGATGACAATGGCTTTTTTTTCTTTTGCCAGGACTCGCTCGACTGCCGCAGTCGTCGAATCAGGAGCGTAGCTGACAATGTGACCACACCAACCAACGCTGTAGGTTTCGATACCCGTTTGCGAGGCGACATGTTTGGCCGCCGCATCAAAGAGTTCACTCCACTCTTTTTCATACGGTTTGGAACCGTAGCCTATAATAGCAAGCCCTTCTTCTGCAGGGTTTTTGGAGAGTTCGCCTACTCTTCTCAGGATATTGTTCTGCAGGATCTCTTTGAAGTCGAGCAAAGGAGTGATATGTAGGCGAGCATGAGGGGTGTAACGCTCAATTTTTTCAAGTTTGAGCATCTCAGCCGATTCCGGGTTCTCTTTCAGTCCTACGATGGTCGGGATATCGTCGAACGAGTGTGAGCTGACCGTGAGAAGAACCGGTACGATGATGACATCGGAATACCCTTCTTTGTCAAATTCCTTCAGTCTCGTGGCAATTGAGGGTTCCGTGTATTCCATGAACGCTGATTTAATGCCGTCAACCGGACTTGTCGAGAGGATTTGCTGGCTGACATTGTTTTCAAGCTCGAAAAGAGTATTCCTCCAGGTCTCGGAATGTGAGCCATGACTGACGAGAAGTACGCCGGTTTTCTGGTTTTTTTTGTTGGTGTCAGTGATTTTCTCTGTTGTGTCAGGGCCTGAACAGCTCGTGAGAGTCGTCAGGAATATCGGTGCCAGAAGGCACAATAAAGAGATGAGTCGCTTCATTGTTGTATGGTTATATGAGTTGAAGAAAAACGGATTGAATATAATGGTTTATTTATAAATTGTCTATATAAAGAAATATAATTGTATTGTTGATGATTTGTAAGTCCTTTATTAATAGGGTATTACCTGTTTTATTTTGATTGGCCGCTTTTTTCTTTTTTGTTTTTGATTAGCTGTTTTTATTTTGACTGTCTATAAATAAGCGGCGGTTTCGACAGCCGGTTGATGACAAAAAATCAAGAAAAAGCAGCAACATGATCTTGAAAAAACAATTACGAAACGCTCTTGCTGTTCTGGCATTGTGTTCAGTGCCGGTACAGGGGACTTTGGCTGATACCGTGACCGGCAAGGTGACGAGTAAAGGGGCGGCGGTTCCGTATGCCAACGTTATGGTGAAAGGGACGACCATCGGCGCTGCAGCTGATGAAAACGGGATGTTTACGCTTAGCGGTGTTCCGGCTGGATCAAAAATTATCGAAGTGCGTGCCATGGGGTATGGCAGCCTGAAGAAAACAGTGGATGTTGGTGCGTCAGGGACGATAGAGGTTGATTTTAACCTGGCATCATCAGCGGTGAGAGGCAGCGAGATGGTTGTTACAGGATCTCGTGATGAGGTGCCGAGAAAAGAGTCGCCTGTTATTGTTTCTACGGTGACAGCTGAAGAGCTGACAGATATTACGCAATCGACGGTTGTCAGCGAGGGGTTGAATCTCGCAACCGGGCTTCGCGTCGAGAACGACTGCCAGAACTGTGGGTTCAACCAGCTCAGGATGAATGGCCTCGAAGGTCCGTATTCGCAGATCCTGATCAATGGTCGAGCAGTTTTCAGTGCAGTTGCAGGTGTTTATGGACTTGAAATGATCCCGACCAACATGATCGAGCGTATCGAAGTTGTTCGTGGAGGTGGATCGGCACTCTATGGTAGTAATGCTATCGGCGGGACTGTCAATCTTATTCTGAAAGATCCGGTGCAGAACTCCTACGATTTTTCTGCGACTTCCAGCTGGGTCGGAGTCGGTGAAGGTGAATTCGGCGATGCGGCTAACGATT
Coding sequences:
- a CDS encoding ferritin, which gives rise to MLSKTLQKALNEQIQKEFYSSYLYLSMAAYTESMNLPGFAHWLKLQQKEEMGHAMQLYKYINERGGRVELLAIDQPTSEFKSPTALFEEVLKHEQSITESINKLYEKALKENDYATQVMLQSFISEQVEEEATASEILETLKMAGEKGQALLMLDRQLARRGMN
- a CDS encoding energy transducer TonB; this encodes MRSRIEHQKYYPRMAKRLSHEGVVHLKLVIAANGSIAELKLLMSSGYSSLDNAALEAVKKAAPFPDPQGYDRKDIALTIPLSYSLY
- a CDS encoding MotA/TolQ/ExbB proton channel family protein, with protein sequence MWDLLNTGGPMMYPLLLGSILVATFALERTIHFFRASSGTPAARQIHALIENGRIENALALAQQSPGPVAAVLEAGLAHAGKNRKELEEEVILVGNREIKRLNQHLDLIELISRTAPLVGILGTVLGMVTAFQNVADAGGSANPAILASGIWEALLTTAAGLSVAIPAMIVHHLLEEKTQSLSFSMKQYATEAIKHLGK
- a CDS encoding TonB-dependent receptor plug domain-containing protein, yielding MRKKNLIWLFSLPFSLSTLCAAEVPKHYVMDETVVTATLTETSLKSIPAAVEVIDREEVQESGAMTLHQVLTEAQSVNLEAVSGRQSTARLRGLNSSNTLVLIDGMRLPSGFQDKVDLAEIPAGWIEKIEIVRGPSSALYGSDAIGGVINIITRKPTGEPEAWLNTRYGSNTEGEAEATSFDAGISATSGDFGYAVSGSFSDKGRVDEDLTDGFTDADDKKVKAGAATLTWQLGKDAELVAGVTYADVEREGLRFKNKKEQEWMNGSERSTGRVEFRSALGEDSSILLRAYRSVYDWGVTLTPISTGNPEAHAVDQTTDQFEARWAGRVFGSHKVTTGIEYRTEDREEDGLRSEIENLGVFLQDEVSITGRLSAILGLRFDDHSSFGSVYSPRVSARYQLNDELRLRGTYAEGFRAPSAFELYTGSDYTKRRILRPNPDLDPETSRTWEVGADFENDLFLLSVTAFRNDVDNMISEVFSGQFEGTIPIHESCNIAEAMTQGVEVTARVSLGSGFSIHDELTVLDGENKTSGKALAYVPDVSNVLKLSYRDSAHGFSGNVRLVTLGGQYTDAESSVKADAYTLVNFSLSKSLTSHAKLYAGVDNIFDELVEDGYGNVYGPGSTGMFMYGGIGLNL
- a CDS encoding c-type cytochrome — translated: MHKPVDNLRVSGLLSGLCLMLLFSACSSSSDGDAQPAKVSRDIASRALDGKALYERHCRVCHSMAPPPAVAPPVRGVAFHYREAFDTREAAEAHMVDFIKRPDSKKAICDPEAIERFGLMPAMILPDDELRAVSAWFWDQYDPAMRDMHRQRSMGGRHGAVDIENGG
- a CDS encoding ExbD/TolR family protein; protein product: MLEFDQPIKKRRWLDLAPMIDVIFLLLIFFMLTSIYAKPVIPVELPQAGSSQEQEKTSIDIVIDSSGSMAINGKSTSEEMFAQTLLGMTNNPETAFITLYADQNISFGRFLSIMDKTRLCGINNVSIATIRPGEHAQ
- a CDS encoding flavodoxin, producing the protein MKKIGLFYGSTTGNTETAATAIAAALGIGNVTLHDIAETPPETLSSYDNIILGTSTWGFGELQDDWQNALSEIENLDFTGKTVAFFGLGNQYSYSDVFQDAMGILYETVHKKGADIVGAWPTAGYEFDESRAVVNDNFIGLALDNDNQPDRTPQRIEQWAGQLKNLFQ
- a CDS encoding YezD family protein, encoding MRQDACYGDILDDVISGLKKISFGEIIITIHDSRVVQVEHREKKRFSKQQKGDCAHRAQQKEESG
- a CDS encoding metallophosphoesterase family protein, which codes for MIEKTVKVAHFSDLHLSGRRDRSQIARLERLLEAIKAARYDHIVITGDIVDSAAPSDWKVLRDILVRQGLYSWDKVTVIPGNHDLINLEEELRVYNAINPDFAGRKRRLRRRLLEFCEVFSELITGNEPVTGFPFIKILQYEDLTLSLVMVNTVYPWMHLENPLGARGYVNPGELTALEGSDVASVLEGSFVIGVCHHAFRIYGTGFPIDQAFDWTMELINRKELINVMRRLDARVILHGHFHRFQTYSYGSLRIVNGGSFHYNPCRYSEMVIGADRSFSQRFVDISPEK